In Arthrobacter sp. B3I4, the following proteins share a genomic window:
- the atpB gene encoding F0F1 ATP synthase subunit A, with the protein MIALALPAQDSGEFTPPGIEQLHLPAILPWGAAEGFSKQMLLVILSVVIIATFFVLAARKQQLVPGKLQFAGEAAYGFVRNGIAKDIIGGKDFMKYVPLLFSLFFFILVNNIYGAIPVLQLPSFSHVGGAYVLAAIVYITWIAIGIKKNGLRYFKLATVPSGVPIYILPIVIPIEIISNFLVRPVTHSLRLFATMLAGHLIVMIAGSGIEFLIMQENVLLKGASVLVLAGSLAMYMLEALIMALQAYVFTLLTAIYIEGALHADSH; encoded by the coding sequence TTGATCGCGCTTGCGCTCCCGGCCCAAGATTCAGGAGAGTTCACTCCTCCTGGAATTGAACAATTGCACCTGCCGGCTATCCTGCCTTGGGGTGCGGCCGAAGGATTCTCCAAGCAGATGCTGCTGGTGATCCTCTCGGTCGTCATTATCGCCACTTTCTTTGTGCTGGCTGCGCGTAAGCAGCAGCTCGTTCCCGGCAAGCTGCAGTTCGCCGGCGAGGCCGCCTACGGCTTCGTCCGCAACGGCATCGCCAAGGACATCATCGGCGGCAAAGACTTCATGAAGTACGTCCCGCTGCTGTTCAGCCTGTTCTTCTTCATTCTGGTGAACAACATCTACGGCGCCATCCCGGTTCTCCAGCTCCCGAGCTTCTCGCATGTCGGCGGCGCCTACGTGCTCGCCGCGATCGTCTACATCACCTGGATCGCGATCGGCATCAAGAAGAACGGCTTGAGGTACTTCAAGCTGGCCACTGTGCCGAGCGGCGTCCCCATCTACATTCTTCCGATCGTCATTCCGATCGAGATCATCTCTAACTTCCTGGTCCGGCCGGTGACGCACAGCCTCCGTCTGTTCGCCACCATGCTGGCCGGTCACCTGATCGTGATGATTGCCGGCTCCGGCATCGAGTTCCTGATCATGCAGGAGAACGTCCTGCTGAAGGGCGCCTCGGTCCTGGTCCTGGCCGGCTCGCTGGCGATGTACATGCTGGAGGCGCTGATCATGGCGCTGCAGGCGTACGTCTTCACGCTGCTGACCGCGATCTACATTGAAGGCGCACTCCACGCCGACAGCCACTAA
- a CDS encoding nucleoside-diphosphate sugar epimerase/dehydratase — MSTKSETREPAAGRDEKPALWIWIQLFLDSMSWIVAIVLALLLRYEMGIRVEQFAGAFVIAAIAVVAQVLVGYALALYRGRYPFGSFQEARALVFVTVIVAASITASLLVLYEAINIGRSVGLIAFPFACLFMGAARYVKRLYVEGRTRPGDGAQNTLIYGAGFLGNSLLNRMLQDPDSPYFPVGLIDDDPAKKHLRLSGVQVQGRGDDLPAIIRRTRATILVLAFANVEAAVVRRISDAVAGLNIRVLVLPPLRDMLGSGAPAGFSDFRDVAVEDLIGRRPVDIKVDEIAGYIKGKRVLVTGAGGSIGSELCRQIVQFAPAELIMLDHDETGLQHTQISITGRGLLAGRDTVLANIRDGEALHSIFQDRRPEVVFHAAALKHAPLLQQYPVEAWKTNVCGTLNVLRAAQRAGVSHFVNISTDKAANPTTALGHSKRVAEKLTAWMAGQTAGKFVSVRFGNVMGSRGSMLPLFTEQIRVGGPVTVTDPDVTRFFMTIPEACQLVIQAGAIGAGGDVLILDMGEPVRILDVAQRMIAMSGKKVDIIYTGLRPGEKLHEELVGTGELDQRPLHPKISHTRASQQDPDKLDLDVWLARCEAEQGVNVAEIPDDESDETGPIGIVRVAS; from the coding sequence TTGAGTACGAAATCTGAAACGCGCGAACCTGCCGCAGGGAGGGACGAAAAACCCGCCCTCTGGATCTGGATCCAGCTCTTCCTCGACTCCATGTCGTGGATCGTTGCGATCGTCCTGGCGCTGCTGCTGCGCTACGAGATGGGGATCCGGGTCGAGCAGTTCGCCGGCGCGTTTGTCATCGCCGCGATCGCCGTCGTCGCGCAGGTGCTGGTGGGCTACGCGCTGGCCCTCTACCGCGGCCGGTATCCGTTCGGCAGCTTCCAGGAGGCCAGGGCGCTGGTCTTCGTCACCGTCATAGTGGCCGCTTCCATCACCGCGAGCCTGCTGGTGCTGTACGAGGCGATCAACATCGGCCGCAGCGTGGGCCTGATCGCCTTCCCCTTCGCCTGCCTGTTCATGGGCGCAGCACGCTACGTCAAACGGCTCTACGTGGAAGGCCGGACCCGGCCCGGCGACGGGGCGCAGAACACCCTCATCTACGGTGCGGGCTTCCTTGGCAACTCGCTGTTGAACCGGATGCTGCAGGATCCGGACTCCCCGTACTTCCCGGTGGGCCTCATCGATGACGACCCCGCGAAGAAGCACCTCCGGCTTTCCGGCGTGCAGGTCCAGGGCCGCGGGGACGACCTTCCGGCGATCATCCGCCGCACCCGCGCCACGATCCTGGTCCTGGCCTTCGCCAACGTCGAGGCGGCCGTGGTCCGCCGGATCTCGGACGCTGTTGCCGGGCTGAACATCCGCGTGCTGGTGCTCCCGCCACTGCGCGACATGCTGGGCAGCGGGGCGCCCGCTGGTTTCTCCGACTTCCGCGACGTGGCCGTCGAGGACCTGATCGGCCGGCGGCCCGTCGACATCAAGGTCGATGAAATCGCCGGTTACATCAAGGGCAAGCGGGTGCTGGTGACCGGTGCCGGCGGGTCCATCGGTTCGGAGCTCTGCCGGCAGATTGTCCAGTTCGCCCCGGCGGAACTGATCATGCTGGACCACGATGAGACGGGGCTGCAGCACACCCAGATCTCGATCACCGGCCGCGGCCTGCTCGCCGGGCGGGACACCGTGCTGGCAAACATCCGCGACGGCGAGGCGCTGCACAGCATTTTCCAGGACCGGCGCCCCGAGGTGGTGTTCCATGCCGCCGCCCTGAAACACGCACCGCTGCTCCAGCAGTACCCCGTCGAGGCCTGGAAGACCAACGTCTGCGGCACGCTGAACGTCCTGCGCGCGGCCCAGCGTGCCGGTGTCTCGCACTTTGTGAACATCTCCACCGACAAGGCGGCCAACCCCACCACCGCCCTTGGCCACTCGAAGCGTGTTGCGGAGAAGCTGACCGCCTGGATGGCCGGGCAGACCGCCGGCAAGTTCGTATCCGTCCGTTTCGGCAACGTCATGGGCAGCCGCGGCTCGATGCTGCCCCTCTTTACCGAGCAGATCCGCGTCGGTGGCCCCGTCACCGTTACCGACCCCGACGTCACCCGCTTTTTCATGACCATTCCCGAGGCGTGCCAGCTGGTGATCCAGGCCGGCGCGATCGGGGCAGGCGGCGACGTCCTGATCCTGGACATGGGTGAACCGGTCCGCATCCTTGACGTGGCGCAGCGGATGATTGCGATGTCCGGCAAGAAAGTGGACATCATTTACACCGGGCTGCGGCCGGGGGAGAAGCTGCACGAGGAACTGGTCGGCACGGGCGAACTGGACCAGCGCCCCCTGCATCCGAAAATATCGCACACCCGGGCTTCGCAGCAGGATCCGGACAAACTCGACCTCGACGTCTGGCTGGCCCGCTGTGAGGCGGAGCAGGGCGTCAACGTCGCGGAAATCCCCGACGATGAGTCGGACGAGACGGGCCCGATCGGGATCGTCAGGGTCGCGTCATGA
- the rho gene encoding transcription termination factor Rho yields MTETTELSSAVDTSSSAAATAAPAKSSGLAGLKLAQLQALASQLGISGGSRMRKGDLVTAISAHRAGTPVSKAPARAEKATDNGTVAHAAAPAAAPAAAEGEAPAQENPRARTRGRSRRAGSDGVVSTSGAEAPAAAPVEAPTAAVSSEAPAAPAEQGTESSDRTRQPRTRNRRRGEAAGQGGVQGENAAAPASEAPAAEQASGEQRQERQSEQASEDGQRRENTRGRGNREDNRGNREDNRDNASGSRDNNRDSNRDNDDNDGGSRRNRRNRRDRNDRNDRSGGQDNRDSGSRNDRFRDRNERRRGRSQGPDVDDVEVTEDDVLLPVAGILDVLENYAFIRTSGYLPGPNDVYVSLAQVKKYNLRKGDAVVGAIRAPREGEDRSQQSARQKFNALVRVTSVNGKTAEELKDRVEFAKLVPLYPSERLRLETDPKKIGPRVIDLVAPIGKGQRGLIVSPPKAGKTLILQSIANAITTNNPEVHLMMVLVDERPEEVTDMQRTVKGEVIASTFDRPADDHTTVAELSIERAKRLVEMGMDVVVLLDSMTRLGRAYNLAAPASGRILSGGVDSAALYPPKRFFGAARNIENGGSLTILATALVETGSKMDEVIFEEFKGTGNMELRLSRQLADKRIFPAVDVNASGTRREENLLSPEEVKIMWKLRRVLSGLETQQSLELLTNKIRETQSNVEFLMQVQKTTLGAKSDNDK; encoded by the coding sequence GTGACCGAAACCACTGAGCTGTCTTCAGCTGTGGACACATCATCTTCTGCTGCCGCCACGGCAGCACCCGCCAAGAGCAGCGGCCTCGCCGGCCTCAAGCTCGCCCAGCTCCAGGCTCTGGCCAGCCAGTTGGGGATTTCCGGGGGCTCCCGGATGCGCAAGGGCGATCTGGTGACCGCCATCTCGGCCCACCGTGCCGGTACTCCGGTCAGCAAGGCTCCGGCCCGCGCTGAAAAGGCTACTGACAACGGCACCGTGGCTCACGCCGCAGCTCCGGCCGCCGCGCCCGCAGCCGCTGAAGGCGAGGCTCCGGCCCAGGAAAACCCGCGCGCCCGGACCCGGGGCCGCAGCCGCCGTGCCGGCAGCGACGGCGTCGTCAGCACCTCGGGCGCCGAGGCGCCGGCCGCAGCGCCGGTGGAGGCACCGACCGCCGCCGTGTCGTCGGAGGCACCGGCCGCTCCGGCCGAGCAGGGCACCGAAAGCAGCGACCGCACCCGCCAGCCGCGGACCCGCAACCGCCGCCGCGGCGAGGCCGCAGGACAGGGCGGAGTGCAGGGCGAAAACGCTGCCGCACCCGCCAGCGAAGCGCCGGCTGCCGAGCAGGCCTCCGGCGAGCAGCGCCAGGAGCGCCAGTCCGAGCAGGCCAGCGAAGACGGCCAGCGCCGCGAGAACACCCGCGGCCGCGGCAACCGTGAGGACAACCGCGGCAATCGCGAGGACAACCGCGACAACGCTTCCGGGAGCCGCGACAACAACCGCGACTCCAACCGCGACAACGATGACAACGACGGCGGAAGCCGCCGCAACCGTCGTAACCGCCGGGACCGCAACGACCGCAATGACCGCTCCGGCGGCCAGGACAACCGCGACAGCGGCTCACGCAACGACCGCTTCCGCGACCGCAACGAACGCCGCCGCGGCCGCTCGCAGGGACCGGACGTCGACGACGTCGAGGTCACCGAGGACGACGTCCTGCTGCCGGTCGCGGGCATCCTGGACGTGCTGGAAAACTACGCGTTCATCCGCACTTCCGGTTACCTGCCGGGCCCGAATGACGTTTACGTGTCCCTCGCCCAGGTCAAGAAGTACAACCTGCGCAAGGGTGACGCCGTCGTCGGTGCGATCCGCGCCCCCCGTGAAGGCGAAGACCGCAGCCAGCAGTCCGCCCGCCAGAAGTTCAACGCCCTGGTCCGGGTCACCTCGGTCAACGGCAAGACCGCCGAGGAACTCAAGGACCGCGTTGAGTTCGCGAAACTTGTTCCGCTGTACCCCTCCGAGCGCCTGCGCCTCGAGACGGACCCGAAGAAAATCGGTCCGCGCGTTATCGACCTGGTGGCCCCCATCGGCAAGGGCCAGCGCGGCCTGATCGTCTCCCCGCCGAAGGCCGGCAAGACGCTCATCCTGCAGTCCATCGCCAACGCCATCACCACCAACAATCCTGAGGTCCACCTCATGATGGTGCTCGTTGACGAACGTCCCGAAGAAGTCACGGACATGCAGCGCACCGTCAAGGGCGAGGTCATTGCCTCGACCTTCGACCGTCCCGCCGACGACCACACCACCGTGGCCGAACTGTCCATCGAGCGCGCCAAGCGCCTGGTGGAAATGGGCATGGATGTCGTGGTGCTGCTGGACTCGATGACCCGCTTGGGCCGTGCCTACAACCTGGCCGCACCCGCCTCCGGACGCATCCTGTCCGGCGGCGTCGATTCCGCCGCGCTGTACCCGCCGAAGCGCTTCTTCGGTGCAGCCCGCAACATCGAAAACGGCGGCTCGCTCACCATCCTGGCCACCGCGCTCGTTGAGACCGGCTCCAAGATGGACGAGGTCATCTTCGAAGAGTTCAAGGGCACCGGCAACATGGAACTGCGCCTGTCCCGCCAGCTCGCGGACAAGCGCATCTTCCCGGCCGTGGACGTCAACGCGTCCGGCACCCGCCGCGAGGAGAACCTGCTTTCGCCCGAGGAAGTCAAGATCATGTGGAAGCTGCGCCGCGTCCTCTCGGGACTCGAAACGCAGCAGAGCCTTGAGCTGCTGACCAACAAGATCCGGGAGACCCAGAGCAACGTCGAGTTCCTCATGCAGGTGCAGAAGACGACGCTTGGTGCGAAGTCCGATAACGACAAGTAG
- the prmC gene encoding peptide chain release factor N(5)-glutamine methyltransferase, producing the protein MTSDAVPSLAEAVRKATALLAAAGVPSPKVDAELLAGHLLGVGPGRVRALVLGDSPAPEGYAELVAERAQRIPLQHITGVAHFRYLELAVGPGVFIPRPETESVVQLVIDWLQDRKLARPKVVDLGTGSGAIAGSIAHEVPDAEVHAVEFSEFAHAWAAKNLLPLGVRLVRGDLRNALPEHNGSFDVVVSNPPYIPAEAVPNEPEVALHDPPEALYGGGADGMELPTAAAASAARLLVPGGYFVMEHAEVQSGWVAAMLERSGHWSGIATHRDLNGRDRATTAVLKPADADSDDGPAGTIASTGMAGWSSDD; encoded by the coding sequence ATGACTTCTGACGCTGTGCCGAGCCTTGCCGAAGCCGTCCGGAAGGCGACGGCCCTGCTGGCCGCCGCCGGCGTCCCGAGCCCCAAGGTCGACGCCGAGCTCCTCGCCGGTCACCTGCTCGGCGTCGGGCCCGGCCGGGTCCGCGCCCTGGTGCTCGGCGACTCGCCGGCGCCGGAAGGCTACGCCGAACTCGTGGCGGAGCGCGCGCAGCGCATCCCGCTGCAGCACATCACCGGCGTGGCGCACTTCCGCTACCTCGAACTGGCGGTGGGCCCCGGAGTCTTCATCCCGCGGCCGGAAACCGAGTCTGTGGTGCAACTCGTGATCGACTGGCTTCAGGACCGGAAGTTGGCACGGCCCAAGGTGGTGGACCTCGGGACCGGCTCCGGGGCGATCGCCGGCTCGATCGCCCACGAGGTCCCCGATGCCGAAGTCCACGCCGTGGAGTTCAGCGAGTTCGCCCACGCCTGGGCGGCCAAGAACCTGCTGCCGCTCGGCGTCCGCCTGGTGCGCGGGGACCTCCGCAATGCGCTGCCCGAACACAACGGCAGTTTCGACGTCGTCGTCTCCAATCCGCCCTACATTCCCGCCGAAGCGGTCCCCAACGAGCCCGAAGTGGCACTGCACGACCCGCCCGAGGCCCTCTACGGCGGGGGAGCGGACGGCATGGAACTGCCGACGGCGGCGGCCGCCTCGGCGGCCCGTCTGCTGGTGCCCGGCGGATACTTTGTGATGGAGCACGCCGAGGTCCAGTCCGGGTGGGTTGCCGCGATGCTGGAGCGCTCCGGCCACTGGTCCGGCATCGCCACGCACCGGGACCTCAACGGACGGGATCGCGCCACCACCGCCGTGCTCAAACCGGCCGACGCCGACAGCGACGATGGGCCGGCAGGAACGATAGCTTCGACAGGAATGGCAGGATGGTCCAGTGACGACTAG
- the prfA gene encoding peptide chain release factor 1 — protein sequence MFESVQGLLDEHAAIQAQLGDPAVYADQKLARKLGRRSAQLNGIVEAYHRWEAISDDLSAAKEMAGEDPEFAAEVPELEAALDTAAARLRRLLIPRDPDDARNVILEVKGGEGGDEAALFAGDLLRMYTRYAESRGWKTELISATESDLGGYKDVQMAVKGSSNDPAEGVYARLKFEGGVHRVQRVPVTESQGRIHTSAAGVLVLPEVDEPEELEINQNDLKIDVYRSSGPGGQSVNTTDSAVRITHLPTGIVVAMQNEKSQLQNREAGMRVLRARILAHQQEQIDAENSAQRKSQIRTMDRSERIRTYNYPENRIADHRTGYKAYNLDQVMNGDLEPVIQSAIEMDEQARLDAIGD from the coding sequence ATGTTTGAGTCCGTACAGGGGCTGTTGGATGAGCATGCTGCTATTCAGGCGCAGCTTGGGGATCCTGCTGTTTATGCTGACCAGAAGCTGGCCCGGAAGTTGGGGCGGCGTTCGGCGCAGTTGAACGGCATTGTGGAGGCCTACCACCGCTGGGAGGCCATCAGCGACGACCTGTCGGCTGCGAAGGAAATGGCCGGTGAGGATCCTGAGTTCGCGGCGGAGGTGCCGGAGCTTGAGGCGGCCCTGGACACGGCTGCGGCCAGGCTGCGCCGGCTGCTCATTCCGCGTGACCCGGACGATGCCCGCAATGTGATCCTGGAGGTCAAGGGTGGTGAAGGCGGGGACGAAGCTGCCCTGTTCGCCGGCGACCTGCTGCGGATGTACACCCGGTACGCGGAATCCCGCGGCTGGAAGACCGAGCTGATCTCGGCCACCGAATCGGACCTCGGCGGTTACAAGGACGTCCAGATGGCCGTGAAGGGCAGCTCCAACGATCCTGCCGAGGGCGTCTACGCACGGCTGAAGTTCGAAGGCGGCGTACACCGGGTGCAGCGCGTCCCCGTGACGGAGTCGCAGGGCCGCATCCACACCTCCGCCGCCGGCGTGCTGGTGCTCCCCGAAGTGGATGAGCCCGAAGAACTCGAGATCAACCAGAACGATCTCAAGATCGACGTCTACCGTTCCTCCGGTCCCGGCGGCCAGTCTGTGAACACCACCGACTCGGCCGTGCGCATCACCCACCTTCCCACCGGGATCGTCGTGGCGATGCAGAACGAGAAGTCCCAGCTGCAGAACCGTGAGGCCGGCATGCGCGTGCTGCGCGCCCGCATCCTCGCCCACCAGCAGGAGCAGATCGACGCCGAGAACTCGGCCCAGCGCAAATCGCAGATCCGCACCATGGACCGCTCCGAGCGCATCCGCACCTACAACTACCCGGAAAACCGGATCGCGGACCACCGCACCGGCTACAAGGCGTACAACCTGGACCAGGTCATGAACGGGGACTTGGAACCGGTGATCCAGTCCGCGATCGAGATGGACGAGCAGGCCCGCCTCGACGCCATCGGCGACTAG
- a CDS encoding L-threonylcarbamoyladenylate synthase, which produces MTTSYDCTDAGQRAAGLEHAQRAIREQKCVVLPTDTVYGIGADAFSPQAVTLLLAAKGRSRQMPPPVLIPRLNALDGLATDVPAEARRLAEAFWPGGLTLILHAQPSLDWDLGETKGTVALRLPADDVAQDLLTLTGPLAVSSANRTGQAAAQSAAEAEAQLAESVEVYLEDGHRPLEGDGAAPSTIIDATALPLRVVRQGAISLERLREVVPGVLGAGEEPAAAPEEPATAPDDSPEN; this is translated from the coding sequence GTGACGACTAGCTACGATTGCACAGACGCAGGCCAGCGTGCCGCCGGGCTCGAACACGCCCAGCGGGCCATCCGGGAACAGAAATGCGTGGTCCTTCCCACCGACACCGTCTACGGCATCGGCGCGGATGCCTTCTCGCCGCAGGCCGTGACCCTGCTGCTCGCGGCCAAGGGACGCAGCCGCCAGATGCCGCCGCCGGTGCTGATCCCTCGGCTCAACGCCCTCGACGGCCTGGCCACCGACGTCCCGGCCGAGGCCCGCCGGCTGGCCGAGGCATTCTGGCCCGGCGGACTGACGCTGATCCTGCACGCCCAGCCTTCCCTTGACTGGGACCTGGGCGAGACCAAGGGAACGGTGGCGCTGCGCCTGCCGGCCGACGACGTCGCCCAGGACCTCCTCACGCTCACCGGCCCGCTGGCCGTGTCCTCCGCCAACCGCACCGGCCAGGCAGCCGCGCAGAGCGCCGCCGAAGCCGAGGCCCAGCTGGCCGAATCGGTGGAGGTCTACCTGGAGGACGGCCACCGGCCGCTGGAAGGCGACGGCGCCGCGCCGTCCACCATCATCGACGCCACGGCCCTGCCGCTGCGCGTGGTCCGCCAGGGGGCCATCAGCCTCGAACGGCTGCGCGAAGTGGTGCCCGGCGTGCTCGGCGCCGGCGAAGAACCGGCCGCCGCCCCCGAAGAACCGGCCACCGCCCCCGACGATTCCCCGGAGAACTAG
- a CDS encoding glycosyltransferase: MDNLYAVVVTYNRADLLRNLLDSFARLGTGPARIIVVDNASTDHTADVVAAAAAAGGPPIRYERLGENLGGAGGFSRGVELALESGAEWLWLMDDDVEVLPGAVEALEKFTPEYSCLIGRRYDANGKPFFWQHHFVDALGIFLPVSGDVFRHSDVFRTNVGNFEGMLVSAAVARSIGLPDPRFFITWDDAVYGWLAAQQTPVVYVNAFVIKKVRAQRQVDLGLRHLNDSSDLSRRYVMRNRGHVAQYLRARGKFNPPGFAAGTALTFLKEIVRLVLVERTLKGTGALWQGWRESRAILADTGWKPMPPVPAFPGSGAERD; this comes from the coding sequence GTGGACAACCTGTACGCCGTCGTCGTCACCTACAACCGCGCCGACCTCCTGCGCAACCTGCTGGACTCCTTCGCCCGGCTCGGCACGGGCCCGGCGCGGATCATCGTGGTCGACAACGCCAGCACCGACCATACGGCCGACGTGGTCGCCGCGGCGGCCGCCGCCGGCGGGCCGCCGATCCGGTACGAGCGGCTCGGCGAGAACCTCGGCGGCGCGGGCGGGTTTTCCCGCGGCGTGGAACTGGCCCTGGAATCCGGCGCCGAGTGGCTGTGGCTGATGGACGACGACGTCGAGGTGCTCCCCGGCGCGGTGGAGGCGCTGGAGAAGTTCACGCCGGAGTACTCCTGCCTGATCGGACGCCGTTACGACGCCAACGGCAAACCGTTCTTCTGGCAGCACCATTTCGTCGACGCGCTGGGCATCTTCCTGCCGGTGTCCGGGGACGTGTTCCGGCACTCGGACGTTTTCCGCACCAATGTCGGCAACTTTGAAGGGATGCTGGTCAGCGCCGCCGTGGCCCGGAGCATCGGCCTGCCGGATCCGAGGTTCTTCATCACCTGGGACGACGCGGTCTACGGCTGGCTCGCCGCGCAGCAGACCCCCGTGGTCTACGTCAACGCCTTCGTCATCAAAAAGGTCCGTGCCCAGCGGCAGGTGGACCTGGGGCTGCGCCACCTCAACGATTCTTCGGACCTGAGCCGCCGCTACGTAATGCGCAACCGCGGCCACGTTGCGCAGTACCTGCGGGCGCGGGGGAAGTTCAACCCGCCCGGTTTCGCGGCCGGGACGGCGTTGACCTTCCTGAAGGAAATCGTCCGCCTGGTCCTCGTTGAGCGGACCCTGAAGGGGACCGGTGCGCTCTGGCAGGGATGGCGTGAATCCCGCGCCATCCTCGCCGACACCGGCTGGAAGCCCATGCCCCCGGTGCCCGCGTTCCCCGGAAGCGGTGCCGAAAGAGATTAG
- a CDS encoding glycosyltransferase, which yields MQPKVAVAAVTFDRHEELALLLKGLAAQTAPIHSVALVDSGTVPATDVVSAHGAENINYLRSEANLGGAGGFAYAILAAMASGAEWIWMMDDDGHPEDASCLAELLKTAEEHQLDIVSPLVAATADPNRLSFNFRINGLLTNDRSRLAPMGYLPDMVHFFNGALIRTEVFYQVGIPDVKFFIRGDEVDFLSRVKKAGLKYGTLATVAVQHPATWTEMKPVFGGFITPVIPEGEFKRYCYFRNRGYLTRKYRNLRWFSADIVGFPYYFLKTGDLKGLTHWFGAYSTGFRGKGFGSPAKLMSARS from the coding sequence ATGCAGCCCAAAGTCGCCGTCGCGGCCGTCACCTTTGACCGCCACGAGGAACTCGCCCTGCTCCTGAAGGGACTGGCCGCGCAGACCGCACCGATCCACTCGGTCGCCCTCGTGGATTCCGGCACCGTTCCGGCCACCGACGTGGTCAGCGCGCACGGAGCGGAGAACATCAACTACCTGCGGTCGGAGGCCAACCTCGGCGGTGCCGGCGGCTTCGCCTACGCGATCCTGGCCGCCATGGCCAGCGGCGCCGAGTGGATCTGGATGATGGACGACGACGGCCACCCCGAGGACGCCAGCTGCCTGGCGGAACTGCTCAAGACGGCCGAGGAGCACCAGCTCGACATTGTCAGCCCCCTGGTCGCCGCCACCGCCGACCCGAACCGGCTCTCCTTCAACTTCCGGATCAACGGTCTGCTCACCAACGACCGGTCCCGGCTGGCGCCGATGGGCTACCTCCCGGACATGGTGCACTTCTTCAACGGCGCCCTGATCCGCACCGAAGTTTTCTACCAGGTCGGCATCCCGGACGTGAAGTTCTTCATCCGCGGTGACGAGGTGGACTTCCTGTCCCGGGTGAAGAAAGCGGGTCTGAAATACGGCACGCTGGCCACCGTGGCGGTGCAGCACCCCGCCACCTGGACCGAGATGAAACCGGTTTTCGGCGGGTTCATCACCCCCGTCATTCCGGAGGGCGAGTTCAAGCGCTACTGCTACTTCCGCAACCGCGGCTACCTGACCCGGAAGTACCGGAACCTGCGCTGGTTCAGCGCCGACATCGTGGGCTTCCCTTACTACTTCCTGAAAACCGGCGACCTCAAGGGCCTGACGCACTGGTTCGGGGCCTACTCCACCGGCTTCCGCGGCAAGGGCTTCGGCTCGCCCGCGAAGCTGATGTCCGCCCGCAGCTAG
- the atpE gene encoding ATP synthase F0 subunit C has product MEGSINGSLNLIGYGLSAIGGGIGVGLVFAAYINGVARQPEAQRVLQPIAFLGLALTEALAILGLVFAFVLK; this is encoded by the coding sequence ATGGAAGGCTCCATCAACGGCTCCCTCAACCTCATCGGCTACGGCCTCTCGGCCATCGGCGGTGGTATCGGTGTGGGTCTCGTGTTCGCTGCTTACATCAACGGCGTCGCACGTCAGCCGGAAGCCCAGCGCGTTCTGCAGCCGATCGCATTCCTCGGCCTTGCGCTGACTGAAGCCCTCGCCATCCTCGGCCTGGTCTTCGCATTCGTTCTCAAGTAA
- a CDS encoding glycosyltransferase family 4 protein, producing MTPMVLTAVITLLASLLLPLAVRPWLVRMGVVDVPSARSSHVKATIRGMGVAAALATAAGYLAAVLLGAVTVDRSVFAAVLATIAACAAVGWVEDLRGMSIRGRAAAQLGIGAAGSAALIVLTGQSFWWLPLAAVAIAAYVNIANFMDGVNGISGLHGVTAGGAYAAAGLLAEQPWLTAGGTVLAMSFLGFLPWNLGRGSVFLGDVGSYLLGASVAALAVAGFFSGVYVEYVLSPILVYAADTGYTLLRRIKAGERWYASHREHVYQRLTDVGFTHLQSAATVTACTLAVIVLGFVAATAPLPAVALCVAGSLLVLALYLASPDLIRRHRRRSKVTRLPVA from the coding sequence ATGACGCCGATGGTGCTCACTGCCGTCATCACCCTGCTGGCAAGCCTGCTGCTTCCGCTTGCGGTTAGGCCGTGGCTGGTCCGGATGGGCGTGGTGGATGTCCCGTCCGCCCGCTCCTCGCACGTTAAAGCGACCATCCGCGGCATGGGGGTGGCGGCGGCCCTGGCCACCGCCGCAGGCTACCTTGCCGCTGTCCTCCTCGGGGCCGTCACAGTGGACCGGTCAGTGTTCGCCGCCGTGCTGGCCACCATTGCCGCCTGCGCCGCGGTGGGATGGGTCGAGGACCTGCGCGGCATGTCGATCCGCGGCCGGGCCGCCGCCCAGCTTGGCATCGGTGCGGCCGGCTCGGCGGCGCTGATCGTGCTGACGGGGCAGTCGTTCTGGTGGCTCCCGCTGGCTGCCGTCGCGATCGCAGCCTACGTCAACATCGCCAACTTCATGGACGGCGTCAACGGAATCTCCGGCCTGCACGGCGTTACGGCCGGAGGCGCCTACGCAGCGGCGGGCTTACTGGCCGAACAGCCCTGGCTGACCGCGGGCGGCACCGTCCTGGCGATGTCTTTCCTCGGCTTCCTGCCGTGGAACCTGGGCCGCGGTTCCGTCTTCCTGGGCGACGTAGGCAGCTACCTGCTGGGCGCCTCAGTCGCCGCCCTTGCGGTGGCGGGCTTCTTCAGCGGTGTCTACGTCGAATATGTCCTCTCGCCGATCCTTGTCTACGCTGCGGACACCGGCTACACCCTGCTGCGCCGGATCAAGGCGGGGGAGCGGTGGTATGCCTCGCACCGCGAGCATGTCTACCAGCGGCTTACCGACGTCGGTTTCACGCACCTGCAGTCGGCCGCTACGGTCACGGCGTGCACTCTCGCGGTGATCGTCCTTGGCTTCGTCGCCGCGACCGCGCCGCTGCCCGCCGTCGCTCTCTGTGTGGCGGGCAGCTTGCTGGTGCTGGCTCTCTACCTGGCCAGCCCGGACCTGATCCGCCGGCACCGGCGCCGTTCCAAGGTCACCCGGCTTCCTGTGGCCTAG